In the genome of Qipengyuania seohaensis, one region contains:
- a CDS encoding ATP12 family chaperone protein has protein sequence MKRFYKDVSVAETDLGWTVHLDGRPIKTQGGQPQVLPSEAMAEMLAAEWRAQGETIDPASFRFRDMADYALDVVARDPEQIIEKLVGYAETDTLCYRADPEEPLYRRQQEVWEPILAAMEAREGVTLHRVSGIVHKAQPATSLHKLRQRLAALGPFHLAALEQLTSLAASLCVGLEALEEAADGEGLWAAASLEEEWQADLWGREEEAEERRGRRRGDFLAAMEFAATAGRVAR, from the coding sequence ATGAAGCGGTTCTACAAGGATGTGAGTGTCGCCGAGACCGATCTCGGCTGGACGGTCCACCTCGACGGACGGCCGATCAAGACGCAAGGCGGCCAGCCGCAGGTCTTGCCGAGCGAGGCCATGGCCGAAATGCTCGCCGCCGAATGGCGCGCGCAGGGTGAGACTATCGACCCCGCCTCTTTCCGTTTTCGCGACATGGCCGACTACGCGCTGGACGTAGTCGCACGCGACCCCGAACAAATCATCGAGAAGCTGGTCGGCTATGCGGAGACGGATACGCTCTGCTACCGCGCCGATCCCGAAGAGCCGCTCTACCGCCGCCAGCAGGAGGTGTGGGAGCCGATCCTTGCCGCGATGGAAGCGCGCGAAGGCGTGACGCTGCATCGCGTGAGCGGGATCGTCCACAAGGCGCAGCCTGCGACCAGCCTCCATAAATTGCGCCAGCGCCTCGCCGCGCTCGGCCCCTTCCACCTCGCCGCGCTGGAACAGCTCACCTCGCTCGCCGCATCGCTGTGCGTGGGGCTCGAAGCGCTGGAAGAGGCAGCCGATGGCGAAGGCCTATGGGCGGCAGCCAGCCTCGAAGAAGAATGGCAGGCTGACCTCTGGGGCCGCGAGGAAGAAGCCGAAGAACGCCGCGGCAGGCGCAGGGGCGATTTTCTTGCGGCGATGGAATTCGCCGCGACGGCTGGACGAGTGGCGCGCTGA
- the rpsU gene encoding 30S ribosomal protein S21: MQIMVRDNNVDQALRALKKKLQREGVYREMKLRRHYEKPSEKRAREKAAAVRRARKLERKRMERDGIK; the protein is encoded by the coding sequence ATGCAGATCATGGTTCGCGATAACAATGTCGACCAGGCCCTCCGCGCACTCAAGAAGAAGCTGCAGCGTGAAGGCGTCTATCGCGAAATGAAGCTGCGTCGCCACTACGAAAAGCCCAGCGAAAAGCGCGCCCGTGAAAAGGCTGCTGCGGTTCGCCGTGCTCGCAAGCTCGAGCGTAAGCGTATGGAGCGTGACGGGATCAAGTAA
- the gatA gene encoding Asp-tRNA(Asn)/Glu-tRNA(Gln) amidotransferase subunit GatA, translated as MTDFTQLGVKEIRDGVAGGDFTAREVAESFNAAVAAAAELNAFIVTTPDHALAAADAVDAKRGRGEDLGKMGGVPIGMKDLFATKGVQTTAASHILEGFKPQYESTVSQNLWDAGAGMLGKLNLDQFAMGSSNETSYFGNVNSPWKKDGTNAAMSPGGSSGGSSSAVAARIAPAATGTDTGGSIRQPAAFTGICGIKPTYGRCSRWGVVAFASSLDQAGPMARSVEDCAIMLEAMAGFDPKDATSLQMEVPNWEAALDSDLKGKKIGIPKEYRMDGTDQAILDSWERGKAWLRDAGAEIVDISLPHTKYALPAYYIIAPAEASSNLARYDGVRYGLRDLPEGAGLQDMYAATRAAGFGDEVKRRVLIGTYVLSAGFYDAYYTQAQKIRTLVAQDFENAWAQCDVILAPTTPTASFPLGSLNEDPLTMYLNDVFAVPASLAGLPAMSVPATINEDGLPLGLQIVGKPFDEQGVLNAGLAIQQRAGFEAKPDKWW; from the coding sequence ATGACCGATTTCACACAGCTTGGCGTGAAGGAAATCCGCGACGGCGTGGCGGGCGGCGATTTCACCGCGCGCGAAGTGGCGGAAAGCTTCAACGCTGCCGTCGCCGCCGCTGCCGAGCTCAACGCCTTCATCGTCACCACTCCCGACCACGCGCTGGCCGCCGCCGATGCGGTCGATGCCAAGCGCGGACGGGGCGAGGATCTCGGCAAGATGGGCGGCGTGCCAATCGGCATGAAGGATCTTTTCGCCACCAAGGGCGTGCAGACCACCGCAGCCAGCCACATCCTCGAAGGGTTCAAGCCGCAGTACGAAAGCACTGTCAGCCAGAACCTGTGGGATGCCGGCGCGGGCATGCTCGGCAAGCTCAATCTCGACCAGTTCGCGATGGGTAGCTCGAACGAGACCAGCTATTTCGGCAATGTCAATTCGCCCTGGAAGAAGGACGGCACCAACGCCGCGATGAGCCCGGGCGGTTCGTCGGGCGGTTCCTCCTCCGCTGTCGCAGCGCGCATTGCGCCTGCCGCGACCGGCACCGACACCGGCGGTTCGATCCGCCAGCCCGCAGCTTTCACCGGGATTTGCGGCATCAAGCCGACCTATGGCCGTTGCAGCCGGTGGGGCGTCGTCGCCTTCGCAAGCAGCCTCGACCAGGCAGGCCCGATGGCGCGCAGTGTCGAAGACTGTGCGATCATGCTCGAAGCCATGGCCGGTTTCGACCCCAAGGACGCGACGTCCCTCCAGATGGAAGTGCCGAACTGGGAAGCCGCGCTCGATTCGGACCTGAAGGGCAAGAAAATCGGTATCCCGAAGGAATACCGGATGGACGGCACCGACCAGGCCATTCTCGACAGCTGGGAACGGGGCAAGGCATGGCTGCGTGATGCAGGGGCGGAGATCGTCGATATCTCGCTGCCGCACACCAAGTATGCGCTGCCCGCCTATTACATCATCGCGCCCGCAGAAGCCTCGTCCAACCTCGCGCGTTATGACGGCGTGCGCTACGGACTGCGCGACCTTCCCGAGGGTGCTGGCCTCCAGGATATGTATGCCGCCACCCGCGCCGCTGGATTCGGTGACGAAGTGAAGCGCCGCGTGCTGATCGGGACCTATGTGCTCAGCGCCGGTTTCTACGACGCCTATTACACACAGGCGCAGAAAATCCGCACGCTGGTCGCACAGGATTTCGAGAACGCCTGGGCCCAGTGCGACGTTATCCTCGCGCCGACCACGCCGACGGCCAGCTTCCCGCTGGGATCGCTCAACGAAGACCCGCTGACGATGTACCTGAACGACGTCTTCGCCGTTCCCGCATCGCTGGCCGGCCTTCCCGCGATGAGCGTGCCGGCCACGATCAACGAGGACGGCCTCCCGCTCGGCCTGCAGATCGTCGGCAAGCCCTTCGACGAGCAGGGCGTGCTCAACGCCGGTCTCGCGATCCAGCAGCGCGCCGGGTTCGAGGCCAAGCCGGACAAGTGGTGGTGA
- a CDS encoding acyltransferase family protein, with translation MVALKNAHAIGARYAFVDSIRGIAALMVIYLHIAEQLLQSREYYSDLEISLFTLFTAYFDAGKIGVIMFFAVSGYVIPFSLLKKRKRPLLSFAIGRFMRLYPAYWLSILAMVLVVAWQGNPFDSFTIAANATMLQGFVGIQNIQGLYWTLQIELVFYGLCVVLFFFGLLGSQKWVTATAIATLAGAFALAVARWATGMGFPVALPLALFAMFIGMTWRTATLDKDETSMRHFRLLIALFVISIPLISLLAYNADAANNETWYRYTLSYFTAMGLFILMTSWWKISNPFLSFLGTISYSVYLFGWVCTQIIETAFPSVLTGAIPGHALIALASIMTIVVSTAIYYLVEKPSIELGRKLVKLVENGKGRAQISEVI, from the coding sequence ATGGTCGCACTGAAAAACGCCCATGCTATTGGCGCACGCTACGCTTTCGTGGACTCGATCCGCGGAATTGCTGCGCTCATGGTCATCTATCTGCATATCGCCGAGCAACTGCTCCAGTCGCGCGAATATTATTCGGATCTGGAGATCTCCCTGTTCACGCTTTTCACGGCCTATTTCGATGCCGGAAAAATCGGCGTGATCATGTTCTTCGCCGTCTCGGGGTACGTAATTCCCTTCTCGCTTCTCAAGAAGCGCAAACGGCCACTCCTGTCATTTGCCATCGGCCGATTCATGCGGCTCTATCCTGCCTACTGGCTTTCAATTCTCGCGATGGTCCTTGTCGTGGCGTGGCAAGGCAACCCGTTCGACAGCTTCACAATCGCCGCGAACGCAACAATGCTGCAAGGCTTCGTCGGCATCCAGAATATCCAGGGACTGTATTGGACTCTCCAGATCGAGCTGGTCTTCTATGGCTTGTGCGTCGTCCTCTTCTTCTTCGGCCTGCTCGGGTCGCAGAAGTGGGTAACCGCCACTGCCATCGCGACCCTGGCGGGCGCATTCGCACTGGCGGTGGCTCGCTGGGCCACCGGAATGGGTTTCCCTGTGGCGCTGCCCCTTGCCCTTTTCGCGATGTTTATCGGTATGACTTGGCGCACGGCAACGCTGGACAAGGATGAGACGAGCATGCGCCACTTCCGGCTTCTCATCGCGCTGTTCGTGATCAGCATCCCCTTGATTTCGCTGCTGGCGTATAATGCGGATGCCGCCAACAACGAGACCTGGTATCGCTACACGCTGAGCTATTTCACGGCGATGGGATTGTTCATTCTCATGACTTCGTGGTGGAAGATTTCCAATCCATTCCTGAGCTTCCTCGGAACGATCAGCTACTCGGTCTATCTCTTCGGCTGGGTGTGCACCCAGATCATCGAGACCGCTTTCCCTTCGGTCCTGACAGGCGCGATCCCGGGCCATGCGCTGATTGCGCTCGCCAGCATCATGACGATCGTGGTCAGCACCGCGATCTACTACCTCGTCGAAAAGCCCAGCATCGAACTGGGCCGCAAGCTCGTTAAACTGGTCGAAAATGGCAAAGGCCGCGCTCAGATCAGTGAAGTGATCTGA
- the gatB gene encoding Asp-tRNA(Asn)/Glu-tRNA(Gln) amidotransferase subunit GatB produces the protein MSTYRIQGATGEWEVVIGLEVHAQVTSNAKLFSGASTAFGAEPNTQVSLVDAAMPGMLPVPNRECIRQAVRTGMAIEAQINKWSRFDRKNYFYADLPQGYQISQLYHPIVGEGQLVIEADEKVGIPEDKVIGIERIHVEQDAGKLMHDQHPTMSYVDLNRTGIALMEIVSKPDMTSPAEAGAYVRKLRAILRYVGSCDGNMEQGSMRADVNVSVRKVGSTELGTRTETKNVNSVRFVMAVIEQEARRQVDLIEDGGTVVQETRLYDPDRNETRSMRSKEDAHDYRYFPDPDLLPLELEDSFIDECRASLPELPDAKRQRYENELGLTPYNARELTAEVETFGRFETLLSATASQIGKPEAKVATQVANWALSVAPGVMKSLGDEADPANATAEAQAKILAMQDKGEISGGQAKEIYEHVLRTGADPEAIADEKGLKQVSDTGAIEAAIDGIIAANGDKVEEYRGGKDKLFGFFVGQTMKAMQGKANPAVVNQILKDKLG, from the coding sequence ATGAGCACATACCGTATCCAGGGCGCAACGGGCGAATGGGAGGTCGTGATCGGCCTCGAAGTCCATGCGCAGGTCACGTCCAACGCCAAGCTGTTCAGCGGCGCCTCCACCGCCTTCGGTGCTGAACCCAATACGCAGGTGAGCCTGGTCGATGCGGCCATGCCCGGGATGCTGCCCGTGCCCAATCGCGAATGCATCCGCCAGGCCGTGCGCACCGGCATGGCGATCGAGGCGCAGATCAACAAGTGGAGCCGGTTCGACCGCAAGAACTACTTCTATGCCGACCTGCCGCAGGGCTACCAGATCAGCCAGCTCTACCACCCCATCGTGGGCGAGGGACAGCTGGTGATCGAAGCCGACGAGAAGGTCGGTATCCCCGAAGACAAGGTCATCGGTATCGAACGCATCCATGTCGAACAGGACGCGGGCAAGCTGATGCACGACCAGCATCCGACCATGTCCTATGTCGACCTCAATCGCACGGGCATCGCCCTGATGGAGATCGTCTCCAAGCCGGACATGACCTCGCCTGCCGAAGCAGGGGCATACGTGCGCAAGCTGCGCGCGATCCTGCGCTATGTTGGCAGCTGCGACGGCAATATGGAGCAGGGCTCGATGCGCGCCGACGTCAACGTCTCGGTTCGCAAGGTCGGCTCCACCGAACTCGGCACGCGCACCGAGACCAAGAACGTGAACTCGGTCCGCTTCGTGATGGCGGTGATCGAACAGGAAGCGCGCCGCCAGGTCGATCTGATCGAAGATGGCGGAACCGTGGTGCAGGAAACGCGCCTCTACGATCCCGATCGTAACGAAACGCGTTCGATGCGAAGCAAGGAAGACGCGCACGATTATCGCTACTTCCCCGATCCCGACCTTCTCCCGCTGGAGCTGGAAGACAGCTTCATCGACGAATGCCGCGCCAGCCTGCCGGAACTGCCTGATGCCAAGCGCCAGCGTTACGAGAACGAACTGGGCCTCACTCCGTACAACGCGCGCGAACTGACGGCAGAGGTCGAAACCTTCGGCCGTTTCGAAACGCTGCTTTCCGCAACGGCCAGCCAGATCGGCAAGCCGGAAGCCAAGGTCGCAACGCAGGTGGCCAACTGGGCGCTCTCGGTTGCGCCTGGCGTCATGAAATCGCTGGGAGATGAAGCCGATCCTGCCAATGCCACCGCCGAAGCGCAGGCGAAGATCCTGGCCATGCAGGACAAGGGCGAGATCTCCGGCGGACAGGCGAAGGAAATCTACGAGCACGTCCTTCGCACCGGTGCCGATCCCGAAGCCATTGCCGACGAAAAGGGCCTCAAGCAGGTCAGCGATACCGGCGCCATCGAGGCGGCGATCGACGGGATCATCGCCGCAAATGGCGACAAGGTGGAAGAATATCGCGGCGGCAAGGACAAGCTGTTCGGTTTCTTCGTCGGCCAGACGATGAAGGCCATGCAAGGCAAGGCCAATCCGGCGGTCGTGAACCAGATCCTCAAGGATAAGCTGGGCTGA
- a CDS encoding ABC-type transport auxiliary lipoprotein family protein, which translates to MRRDRAMTMTKTLAILAPALLLGGCISFGAEPPESLLTLTPTATAPAGTGGSSDAGTALALTEFEAPAALDVTRVPVQVNATELAYLKDAVWVEKPARLFRRLIAETIRTQSGRVVVDGDDPGAMAVNRISGTLRQFGYDASTSSVVVVFDAVRAGEGSAVETRRFEAVVPGVTPDVQGVGPALNRAANDVAVQVAEWVG; encoded by the coding sequence ATGAGACGGGATCGCGCGATGACCATGACCAAGACCCTCGCCATCCTTGCCCCGGCCCTGTTGCTGGGCGGCTGCATCAGCTTCGGCGCCGAACCGCCCGAAAGCCTGCTGACCCTGACGCCCACGGCCACCGCGCCTGCCGGGACCGGCGGGTCGAGCGATGCGGGCACGGCCCTTGCGCTGACCGAGTTCGAAGCCCCGGCCGCGCTCGACGTGACGCGCGTGCCCGTTCAGGTGAACGCCACCGAACTCGCCTATCTCAAGGATGCGGTGTGGGTGGAAAAACCCGCCCGCCTGTTCCGCCGCCTGATCGCGGAAACCATCCGCACGCAGTCGGGTCGCGTGGTCGTCGACGGTGACGATCCGGGCGCAATGGCGGTCAACCGCATCTCGGGCACGCTGCGCCAGTTCGGCTACGACGCCTCGACCTCCAGCGTGGTGGTCGTCTTCGACGCCGTGCGCGCAGGCGAGGGCAGCGCAGTCGAAACCCGCCGCTTTGAAGCCGTGGTGCCGGGCGTGACGCCCGACGTCCAGGGCGTCGGTCCCGCATTGAACCGCGCCGCGAACGATGTCGCGGTGCAGGTCGCGGAGTGGGTTGGATAG
- a CDS encoding GtrA family protein — translation MLWRNTVVSTGVFLVGLGVLWLLVEKAGVDPVVATAISFLIANSIHYIFGRTWIFAGSDRAVSTGYVLFLANAMVGLIVTVGLFWALTHWTPMNYLVARVVVSIFAGLAVFALNAALNFRQI, via the coding sequence ATGCTTTGGCGCAATACAGTCGTAAGCACCGGCGTCTTCCTGGTCGGACTTGGCGTACTCTGGCTTCTCGTCGAAAAAGCAGGCGTCGATCCCGTCGTGGCGACGGCGATCAGTTTCCTGATTGCCAATTCGATACACTATATTTTCGGACGGACCTGGATATTCGCCGGGTCGGACAGGGCCGTCTCGACCGGATATGTCCTGTTTCTCGCCAATGCGATGGTCGGGCTTATCGTGACTGTGGGCCTTTTCTGGGCGCTGACGCACTGGACACCGATGAACTATCTCGTCGCAAGGGTCGTGGTCTCGATATTCGCCGGTCTGGCGGTCTTCGCGCTCAATGCTGCACTGAACTTCCGGCAAATTTGA
- a CDS encoding RluA family pseudouridine synthase: MKTSDEVRQFTVEADDDGIRVDRWFKRHLPQVGFGTVSKWARTGQVRVDGKRVKPDDRLEQGQQIRVPPGGDAAHKKPKAKRELSEAEIEQAHDMVIKKTKSAIALNKPAGLATQGGTNTFNHVDGLLDAFVEGEDDVRPRLVHRLDKDTSGVLLVARTPGSAAFFSKRFSGRSAKKVYWALVVGVPDIKQGVIEAPLAKQPGSGGEKMHVDHEGGAPAKTKYRVVETAAKTAAWLELQPMTGRTHQLRVHCAAMGHPIVGDGKYGGRDAFLTGSISRKMHLHARRLIIDSPDGGKLDVTADLPEHFAASLEQLGFDANASDATPMRDDPPPKSREEKKQQARQHAKNYRKAQRGPRRGRGAAGGKPQAKGPGKGKDKR; this comes from the coding sequence ATGAAAACCTCCGACGAAGTACGCCAGTTCACGGTCGAGGCCGATGACGATGGCATCCGTGTCGACCGCTGGTTCAAGCGGCATTTGCCGCAAGTGGGCTTCGGTACCGTAAGCAAGTGGGCGCGCACCGGGCAGGTCCGCGTCGACGGCAAGCGGGTGAAGCCCGACGACCGGCTCGAACAGGGCCAGCAAATCCGCGTGCCCCCGGGCGGCGATGCCGCGCACAAGAAGCCCAAGGCCAAGCGCGAATTGAGCGAGGCCGAGATCGAGCAGGCGCACGACATGGTCATCAAGAAGACCAAGTCAGCGATCGCGCTCAACAAGCCCGCAGGCCTTGCCACACAGGGCGGCACCAATACCTTCAACCACGTCGACGGACTGCTCGATGCCTTCGTCGAGGGCGAGGACGATGTGCGCCCGCGCCTCGTCCACCGGCTCGACAAGGACACCTCCGGCGTGCTGCTCGTGGCGAGGACGCCGGGCAGCGCGGCGTTCTTCTCGAAGCGTTTCTCGGGCCGCAGCGCCAAGAAGGTCTACTGGGCGCTGGTGGTCGGCGTGCCGGACATCAAGCAAGGCGTGATCGAGGCACCGCTCGCCAAGCAGCCCGGCTCGGGCGGCGAGAAGATGCATGTCGACCATGAAGGCGGCGCGCCTGCCAAGACCAAGTACCGCGTCGTGGAAACGGCGGCCAAGACCGCCGCATGGCTTGAACTCCAGCCGATGACCGGCCGAACCCACCAGTTGCGCGTCCATTGTGCGGCCATGGGCCATCCCATCGTGGGCGACGGCAAATACGGCGGCCGCGACGCGTTCCTGACCGGCTCCATCAGCCGCAAGATGCACCTCCACGCGCGCCGCCTGATCATCGACAGCCCGGATGGCGGCAAGCTGGACGTGACCGCCGACCTGCCCGAACATTTCGCCGCCTCGCTCGAACAGCTGGGTTTCGACGCGAACGCCAGCGATGCCACGCCCATGCGTGACGATCCGCCTCCCAAGTCGCGCGAAGAGAAAAAGCAGCAGGCCCGCCAACACGCCAAGAATTACCGCAAGGCCCAGCGCGGACCGCGCCGCGGGCGTGGTGCAGCCGGCGGCAAGCCCCAAGCGAAAGGCCCCGGCAAAGGTAAGGACAAGCGCTGA
- the crcB gene encoding fluoride efflux transporter CrcB, with the protein MSTVSTFAATLHVAIGGGIGAAMRYQTGRAMTQWLGAPIMGAFPFATLAVNAIGSLLMGLLAGWLVRSGADTSEQTRLLLGAGVLGGFTTFSAFSLEMVMLIERGQYLFATLYAVLSFALGITGLMVGLAVMRMAG; encoded by the coding sequence ATGTCCACCGTCTCCACCTTTGCCGCAACCCTGCATGTCGCCATCGGCGGCGGCATCGGCGCGGCCATGCGCTACCAGACCGGGCGCGCCATGACGCAATGGCTCGGCGCGCCGATCATGGGCGCCTTCCCTTTTGCCACTCTCGCAGTCAACGCGATCGGCAGTCTCCTGATGGGCTTGCTGGCCGGCTGGCTCGTCCGATCCGGAGCCGACACCAGCGAGCAGACGCGTCTCCTGCTGGGGGCAGGCGTGCTGGGAGGCTTCACCACGTTCAGCGCATTCAGCCTTGAAATGGTGATGCTGATCGAGCGCGGACAATATCTCTTCGCAACGCTATATGCCGTCCTTTCCTTCGCGCTGGGTATCACCGGGCTGATGGTCGGGCTTGCAGTCATGAGGATGGCAGGATGA
- a CDS encoding FMN-binding negative transcriptional regulator produces the protein MHPNPLFRTDDRELIDSIVAEAGFGMVFLTTPDGPRVAHVPLIATGNGAFQFHLARSNALAAHLDGAKALIVVNGPHGYVSPRWYADRASVPTWDYVAIELEGVVTRLDNEALEALLHTSVTQFEKGLGGEQWLASETPESHWAKLFKGIVGFELAVETMRPTLKLSQKQPAPVRERIAEEHATHGNPHLARWMRKVTA, from the coding sequence ATGCATCCCAATCCGCTCTTCCGAACAGATGACCGGGAGCTGATCGATAGCATTGTGGCGGAGGCCGGTTTCGGGATGGTTTTCCTGACCACACCGGATGGACCGCGCGTCGCCCATGTCCCGCTGATTGCGACCGGAAACGGCGCGTTCCAATTTCATCTCGCACGGTCGAACGCGCTGGCCGCCCACCTCGACGGGGCGAAGGCGTTGATCGTCGTCAACGGGCCGCACGGGTATGTCAGTCCGCGCTGGTATGCCGACCGCGCTTCCGTCCCCACCTGGGATTATGTCGCGATCGAACTGGAAGGGGTGGTGACGCGTCTCGATAACGAAGCGCTCGAGGCGTTGCTGCACACCTCCGTCACGCAGTTCGAGAAGGGTCTTGGCGGAGAGCAGTGGCTGGCGAGCGAAACGCCGGAAAGCCATTGGGCAAAACTGTTCAAGGGAATCGTCGGCTTCGAACTTGCAGTGGAGACCATGCGCCCCACGCTCAAGCTGTCGCAAAAGCAGCCCGCCCCCGTCCGCGAGCGGATCGCGGAGGAACACGCGACGCACGGCAATCCGCATCTGGCGCGCTGGATGCGCAAGGTGACTGCATGA
- a CDS encoding HAD-IA family hydrolase, whose translation MTRLAVFDCDGTLVDGQAAVCETMERAFAAIGSPPPERNAIRRTVGLSLPLAVRQLMMDGREVDRLQVVEAYKRLFRETRLSGALHEPLYDGMADLLARLDEDGWLLGVATGKSDRGLHSCLETHGIKQRFVTLHGADRYPSKPHPAMLEAALDEAGVEANQAVMIGDTSFDIEMAGAAGVRAIGVAWGYHDPAELLAAGAQSVASTMEELENMIRG comes from the coding sequence ATGACCCGGCTCGCCGTATTCGATTGCGACGGGACTCTCGTCGATGGCCAGGCCGCCGTTTGCGAGACGATGGAACGCGCCTTCGCCGCCATCGGCAGCCCTCCGCCCGAGCGCAACGCAATCCGCCGCACCGTCGGCCTCAGCCTTCCGCTCGCCGTGCGCCAGCTCATGATGGACGGGCGTGAAGTGGACCGGTTGCAGGTGGTCGAAGCCTACAAGCGCCTGTTTCGCGAAACACGGCTGTCGGGGGCGCTCCACGAACCGCTCTATGACGGCATGGCCGACCTGCTTGCCCGCCTCGACGAGGATGGCTGGCTGCTCGGCGTCGCCACGGGAAAGAGCGACCGGGGCCTCCATTCCTGCCTCGAAACGCACGGCATCAAGCAGCGCTTCGTGACGCTGCACGGCGCGGATCGTTATCCGTCGAAGCCCCATCCCGCGATGCTCGAAGCCGCGCTTGACGAAGCGGGTGTGGAAGCAAACCAGGCCGTGATGATCGGCGACACAAGTTTCGATATCGAGATGGCCGGGGCCGCGGGCGTGCGCGCCATCGGCGTCGCCTGGGGCTATCACGATCCCGCAGAATTGCTGGCGGCGGGCGCACAATCCGTCGCCTCCACAATGGAAGAACTGGAGAACATGATCCGTGGCTGA
- the gatC gene encoding Asp-tRNA(Asn)/Glu-tRNA(Gln) amidotransferase subunit GatC, with the protein MSVTREEVAKIASLARIRMEDAELDRMVPELNNILDWVEQLGEVDTSGVEPMTAVIPNTLRLRDDVVDAIPETSGGRRDDVLANAPAAEHGFFGVPKVIE; encoded by the coding sequence ATGTCAGTTACCCGAGAAGAAGTGGCGAAAATCGCCTCTCTGGCCCGCATCCGGATGGAGGATGCGGAGCTGGATCGCATGGTGCCCGAGCTGAACAACATCCTCGACTGGGTGGAACAGCTGGGCGAAGTCGACACCTCCGGCGTGGAGCCGATGACCGCGGTCATCCCGAACACGCTGCGCCTGCGCGACGATGTGGTCGACGCCATTCCCGAAACGTCGGGGGGACGGCGCGACGATGTGCTGGCCAATGCCCCGGCGGCCGAACACGGCTTCTTCGGCGTGCCCAAGGTGATCGAATAA
- a CDS encoding FKBP-type peptidyl-prolyl cis-trans isomerase: MTEITRVPLRPIKKGSLTKLWLGVIVAILLGAGLAWAAVPKGVEVETLTEGVGPSPQIGDVVFANYVGTLPDGTEFDRSQPSPFPPEVFPAGTPFPLEEEGGLIQGFVDGLMQTQKGGKYRIEIPAEQAYGATPPPGSEIPANSDLVFEVEVTEIMSLEEAQQRFMQLQAQMGAQGGPGGPEGAPQQAPVE; encoded by the coding sequence ATGACCGAGATCACCCGCGTACCGCTTCGCCCCATCAAGAAGGGCTCGCTCACCAAGCTCTGGCTGGGCGTCATCGTCGCCATCCTGCTGGGCGCAGGCCTCGCTTGGGCCGCCGTGCCCAAGGGCGTCGAGGTGGAAACTCTGACCGAGGGTGTCGGTCCTTCGCCGCAGATCGGCGATGTGGTCTTCGCAAACTATGTAGGCACGCTGCCCGACGGCACCGAATTCGACCGTTCGCAGCCGAGCCCGTTTCCGCCCGAAGTGTTCCCCGCAGGCACGCCTTTCCCGCTCGAGGAAGAAGGCGGCCTGATCCAGGGATTCGTCGATGGGCTTATGCAGACGCAGAAGGGCGGCAAGTATCGGATCGAAATCCCGGCAGAGCAGGCCTACGGCGCAACGCCGCCTCCTGGCTCGGAAATTCCCGCCAATAGCGACCTCGTCTTCGAGGTCGAAGTGACGGAAATCATGTCGCTCGAAGAAGCGCAGCAGCGCTTCATGCAGTTGCAGGCCCAGATGGGTGCGCAGGGCGGTCCCGGTGGCCCCGAGGGTGCCCCTCAGCAAGCGCCGGTCGAATAA